The genomic interval CAGAATCATGTGATAGCGCCCGCGGATATCCAGCCCGAATCGCCCCTGCACCACCGTCATGCCCAACCCAAAATTCGCCCCCAGAGCCGTATGTTCATCCTCTCGATCATCCAGCATCAGATCCGCATTCAAAGGCTCCTCTTTTTGTCCCGGATAAATCAGACCAGTAATCCGATCCTGATAATCGTAAAACCCCGCACCCACAGCGACATAAGGCAAAAGCTGCAAATCACTGCCGGACTTTCGGGTATTCAGATACGCCAGCGCATTGATCAAAAAGCTGTTGAGATTAAACCGAGAATCCGCATCTGGACTCAAATATTTTTGCTTGTCAATGGGCCACGTAAACGCCAGACCTTCGATCTTTCCGTCATCCATTGTCAGGTGATGGTATTCAAACTCCATCGTAGCGCGCGAACTGACCTGATAATCCAGCACCGCACCATATACCTGAGAAGCCGAATACCGATCGTGAAACCCCAGCACGGGCACACTGCGGTTAAAAAACACGCCAGCGCCGTATCGAGCCTCCTGGGCAGAAACCGGCACCGCAATCAACAATGCCAGCAGCCACACCTTCAACATCAAATATCTATTCATACGTATTCCTCCTTTTAACATGTTTCCTGCATCCAATATCTCGATGGTTCATATCATATTGCCTCCTTTCCAGGGAGCACAACGGGTTATTTCTATTGAAGCGATGTACAACTCCGTAGAAGTTTAATTGTCGATATTCTCCTCCTCTCCCAATATTGACAAAAACAGGTGAAATTGTTAAAGTCTATCCTTTTTGTCGTATAACGGGTTGCTAAATCCTTAATACGGCTATCTGGTCGTTAGCCCGATCTCGCCAAAGTTCGAAGGCTAACGGCCTTTTTTATTTGACCAAACAGAAATTCCGAATGTTCCAGCTTATACTCAAACCCCCAGCTTCTTGATAAACGCCAGATTCTTCGCGTGATCGGCATTTGGATCGTCGCCCGAAGGCGTCTCCAGAACAATGTACCCATCGTAACCGATCTCGCGCATCGCCGCATCTACCGAATCAAAATCCACGCGCCCGTCTCCCAGCGCCTGTCGGTCCGTATCCTTCGCGTGAATCATCCCCACACCCTCGCTACCCAGCTTCAAAATTTCCTCAGCCGGATCCTGTCCGCGCGTCATCGTATTGCCCGTATCGTGATACACCTTCACCGCAGGAGACCCCACGCGATCCAAAATCATCACCAGTTGATCTGCGCTAAACGTCGTCTCCAGGTCCAAAATCACGCCGTGTTCTTCCGCAACATCTCCCAGTGCTTTGAACCCATCCACCAGTTGATCCCATGTCGAATCCGGCCACGCATCCATATCTCGTGGAAACATCGGCACCAGAATATGTCGCGTATCAACCGCCGCACATGCCTCAATCACATGCGTCAAAATCTCAACGCCCTCGGCGCACTTTTCCGCTTCTGGCAACGCGGGATGAAATTGCGAAAACACCCCTGGCGACAGTGAAGAAATCTCAACACCCGCCGCATCTGCCAACCCCTTCAGCTTCTCTGCCCCACCATCCTCCCACAAAATATTTTCCCCATAGTCTCGCCCAACACAAAACTCCACCCCATCAAACCCAATATCCTTCGCCACTGAAAATACCGCTTCCAGCGGTGCTTTTAACATATTATCTCGAATACCGTATTTCACAACAGATCTCCTTTATCGTGAAAATGTGCGGAAGAACCCTTGAAATGCTGTCAACAGAAGATTTCGTCTCCAATATCTAATTGCGGCAACACCGCACCCAACACCTTCGCAAAGGCTTGCCGCTCGGCGGATGGCCCCACGGTCACGCGAATGCAGCGGTCGAGCGGAGCCACGCCCGGCATCCGCACGAAGACCCCGTGCTGCAAAAGCATCTGCATCAGCCGCCGCGCTCGCGCGCCACTACCCACGTCGAGGGCCACAAAATTAGTCGCCGAAGGCACCGTTTGCAGCCCCAATTCCGCCGCCAGCACCGCGTATTCCCGTCGGCCTTCCTCTACTTGCCGCACCACCGAACGCACGAACGCATCGTCGCCCAGCGAAGCAAGTGCCCCGGCCTGGGCGATGCGATTGACGCCAAAGTGATTGCGCACCTTGTCGAGCGCGGCCACCACATCGCGGTGTGCCAGCGCGTAGCCGACCCTGGCCCCAGCCATGCCGTGCGCCTTGGAAAACGTCCGCAACCGCACCACCTGTGCCCGTTCCACTTCCAGCGGCAACAGGGCATCCTCCGGCGCGAAGTCGATATACGCCTCGTCGAGCAGCAACACACAATCCGGCGGCAACCCCGCGATAAAATCCCGCAACTCGTCGGCTCGCTGATAGGTGCCCATGGGGTTGTCGGGATTGGCCACATAGATCAGCTTGGGGCGCACTTGCCGCACCTTGTCCAACAGGGCTTGCAAGTCCTCCCGATCCGCGCGATAGGGCACCTTGTGCAACACCGCCCCGTGCCCCTCGACGTGGTAGTTAAACGTGGGATAGGCCCCCAGCGACGTCACCACTGCGTCACCCGGCTCGGCAAAAAGGCGCACCAAAAGCCCCAACAGTTCGTCAATCCCCGCACCCAGGACGACCTCTTCCTGCGCCACCCCGTGCCGCACCGCCAACGCCGAGCGCAGCTCGTATCCCTCTGGATCGTTGTACCAATGCACTTGCTCCACCGCCTCTACCATGGCCTGCCGCGCACGCGGCGAGATACCAAAATTGCTCTCGTTAGCACCAACTCGCAGGGCGAGCGGCTGCTCTTGTTCCCGCTCCAATGCCTCGGGCGGCACAAAGGGAACGGTCGCTGGCAGGGCGCGGACGATGTGCGTAAACGGCAACACGGGTTAAGACCACACGTAGATTTCGTCGCCGTCTTCGGCATAGCCAATGAAGACGGCGAGCACCACCCGCGGATCGTCCCCCTGCACCGCAGGGACCTCGTGGATGCAGCGCGTATTGAAGAAATACAAATCGCCCGGGTCGAGCGCGACCTCGCAGTGCGCCACGCCATGCGCGGCCGCATATTCGTGAAAACGGCCCTCGGCGATATACGGCTGTATCTCCTCGGTCCACAGACAGCGATGCAAAACAGCCTGCACCCCAGGCCCTGCAGAATCCGCGTTCTGCACACACAGCACACCGGCAAATTGGTGGGTAAAGCGCGCCACCTCGTAGTTGAACCGCTTTTCGCGCAGAACGATGTGGTCGATGTGCGGACTATAGGCGTGGGTCTCGTAGTGGATGCGAAAGATGGCCGGGCCGTACAAGCGCCCGGCGCGTTCGCGCGCCGTCTTAACCTCCTTATTGGAAGCCAACGCCTGCAAGTGCCGATAGAGCAGTTGCACCGGGTCGAGCAAACCCGCAAAAAGGGTAGCAAAAAGCGCGTGCGTCTCCTCCGCATCTGCCAAGAACGCCTCTTGGTCGCCGCCCAAGTTGCCCAGGCTGGTGCCAATGTCGATGCGCGTGCGCTCGTCGCCCGCAGCGCGCAGCAACCCGCGCTCGGCAAAGCGTTCCATCAGCCGCTGG from Gemmatimonadota bacterium carries:
- a CDS encoding pyridoxal phosphate-dependent aminotransferase yields the protein MPFTHIVRALPATVPFVPPEALEREQEQPLALRVGANESNFGISPRARQAMVEAVEQVHWYNDPEGYELRSALAVRHGVAQEEVVLGAGIDELLGLLVRLFAEPGDAVVTSLGAYPTFNYHVEGHGAVLHKVPYRADREDLQALLDKVRQVRPKLIYVANPDNPMGTYQRADELRDFIAGLPPDCVLLLDEAYIDFAPEDALLPLEVERAQVVRLRTFSKAHGMAGARVGYALAHRDVVAALDKVRNHFGVNRIAQAGALASLGDDAFVRSVVRQVEEGRREYAVLAAELGLQTVPSATNFVALDVGSGARARRLMQMLLQHGVFVRMPGVAPLDRCIRVTVGPSAERQAFAKVLGAVLPQLDIGDEIFC
- a CDS encoding sugar phosphate isomerase/epimerase, translated to MKYGIRDNMLKAPLEAVFSVAKDIGFDGVEFCVGRDYGENILWEDGGAEKLKGLADAAGVEISSLSPGVFSQFHPALPEAEKCAEGVEILTHVIEACAAVDTRHILVPMFPRDMDAWPDSTWDQLVDGFKALGDVAEEHGVILDLETTFSADQLVMILDRVGSPAVKVYHDTGNTMTRGQDPAEEILKLGSEGVGMIHAKDTDRQALGDGRVDFDSVDAAMREIGYDGYIVLETPSGDDPNADHAKNLAFIKKLGV
- a CDS encoding outer membrane beta-barrel protein, which produces MNRYLMLKVWLLALLIAVPVSAQEARYGAGVFFNRSVPVLGFHDRYSASQVYGAVLDYQVSSRATMEFEYHHLTMDDGKIEGLAFTWPIDKQKYLSPDADSRFNLNSFLINALAYLNTRKSGSDLQLLPYVAVGAGFYDYQDRITGLIYPGQKEEPLNADLMLDDREDEHTALGANFGLGMTVVQGRFGLDIRGRYHMILGDLRPMEAWNLPGVFPIAMFDFRTAFKLYW